A stretch of DNA from Trichoplusia ni isolate ovarian cell line Hi5 chromosome 9, tn1, whole genome shotgun sequence:
GTACTCTGGAGCTGTAGACGATGCTCACGGAGGTTCGGACGAGAGAAATGTCGCAGTCCAATGTGGCGCGGTTGAAGCAAGGAGAGATGATACTGGCCGAGGTAGGCAGCACCTCACCACCAGACGATGCAAACGTTGAACCGACGCGAATGCGTAGGAAAAAGAGAGGAAAatcactgaaaaaaatattcagcataATTTGTGTtctacaatttcttttttttatacaatttgatTGATGTTCACGCCGATAAGGCTGAATAGTTTCTAAATATGGATTTTTGACGACACCCATAGCCACTGCAAAACTAAGAAATGAAAAGTTAAGGTGGTTCTAAACCATAATCGACTTCAGGAATACTTGGATCCTAGGGGAGGTTAAAGGTGCCTAAGCATTTAACTTTGCTAAGTTTGAGACCAGATGgcgttattttaaagtttattatcttGATATCATTTGTATGACCTTACATAGTGCAATGAGCAGCAGTGAGGATGGATCTATTGTTAATGATGGCGCCGCCGCATGATGCGTAGAAGTGGATGTTATCAGCAGTATAGACCACGCCTGCCTTTGAGGGGTACTTGTCTATCGTAGTTGGATTACCCCCCACAATCCGAGATGGGGTTTTCGGAGAAGCTggaagaaaatatataagtagATGTTTGCATCAAAACTTCTTTTGCACATAAAgggaataataataaaggaattTCACCCGAAGATAGGTTCGAGTAGTCATGGCATAGTTTAGAGTAGAATATAGTTTCGGGTTGTTCTCTACGTTCTAAGGAAGGAGATAGAGAGAAAAGAAGTACTTCGAATACATAACCAAGTGACCAGTATCTTGAACCAACAAATTGCTTTGCGGAGTATTTGGAGGTGCCGTACTAAAGAGAAGGTCTCGAAGATGGTCACATTGTACGTACTGAGATGAATCTATCATGATTGATAATAGTACCTATCAGCCTGACCGatatagtgaaaaaaatatctaatatttggTTTTAGCTCACGAAGTTGTAGACACTAGTGGATGGCCTTGGAAATCATTTTCCCCATAAAAATGATTGGCAATAGTTTAATAACCAATGGCCCTGAATCCAACCTGTCGTCCAACGTTTAGTTCTTGGTTCAAAAAGCGGCACTTCTTGACAGCGGGCACAAATCTTAAAGACGTTTGATGTATTTCGAGctttttcacattaaaataagaaaaaggtaggtatttaataaacttaccTGCTACAGCAGCGCAACAAAGGGCCAAAACAACCAAGGAACGCATGGTGACTCAATGAAGATACTCATAATGTATCTCGTATTTATagcaagttaataaaatacGATAAGACTAATTAAACAATCATCGAAATAAATACCCTATCTATGAGTGATAATCCGAAATCAAACAAAACTGAATCAGATATTTACGAATATTAAGGTAAGGGCTGTTTATGGccgttattaataaataagaaaagtaaaGCCGGACAAGTGCAAGTTGGCTTAGCTGCATTGAGACAACCCGCAAAAaggcaaaacaaaagaaatttcCACATAACAAATTATGATCAATGGCCGTTatggttaaaattataatcgtaCTAACCTCCTAGCTACTACGATTAAGATTGTTATTGACTATTTATTAGTGGATTCATTCTCTTCTTTCTAGAACGCACTTAAAGGTCATGGCTACCACAGCCGGGAAACCGTTAGCTGGCTAGTGCGCGGTCATTCAAACATTATCTATATGTTCTGCTTTTTTTTGCTCAGTCCTCTTGCTGCGGGAGAAAAATCCACGCGACAAACTCCAAATAATCAAAAGTTATAAGTTAATGTAcgttattgtattgtatgtaaTTTCAGTAGTGTCCTTTGGTCCGTTATTGcttaaaaatcatataaatgATGAGACTTGtttctaaaatttaaacaaatactgtAAAATCCTCCTTCAGAGTGGAAAGTTTCTGGAGAACTGTAAAGGAACATACATACAAAGGCTGACAAACTCATAACACTCATTAGTTGCGCAGTCTTACAACATGACTGAACATAGTCTGCTTCGGTAATAAAAGCgtaaaatatacacattttgCTAGAGCAGAAGACTCTTTTCTCGGCCTGCTGCGAGCTGTCTTTTGTTGTTTACCACCTAATGTGTAGTGGCCATATCAAAAAACGCATTTTTCTTCCGGTAGATGTGACCAGTCCAATTCTTTAGACTTTAAAATAGGGAGGACGCTGAAAGAATCCTCTAACCAAAGCTAAATTTTGTAtataagataaaacaaattatttctcCAAACAGGAAAAATTGAGAAATGTATTATTAGTTAAAACCGCATTAAACCTGATCAAGCTTGTTAACAATTTTAATCTGCAGTGAAATCAATTAGGACGGAATTAACAATTTTCCTGTTGCCAATACTAAGCGCATAATGAGCCtatgtttaatacaattatcttCAGATTTAATTAGATAAGGTAGACATAAGCAGGTATCCTACTCATCTACTTAACTGAAGCTTATTGTCGCTTCAGTAAATCGATTGCTTCAATATTACACAagtcttcttctttttttgcCATTCATTTCACTATTAACGAGCGGTTACAATTTAGacctgtttgttttttttccttagTTAGGCAAGGGTATACTCCCGAACTTCCAACCTCTCATGGGAAtgcgggtagtgtcagactctcacaaactaaacctgaactgccatCCGAATCCACATTATTCCAAATTAGTTAaacaaatagatatttaaaactaaaacactaGAAAGTACGAAAAAAGACTATAGTCTGATAAAGAAACATCTTTCTTTCTCCTTTCGCACACTACGCACTCAACAAGGTCACCTGCTCAGGACGTTCACTACGAGTCACTTGTTTTAACTCACCCAAGCCTCAATTAATTTCAGATTGAAGACTTATTTGGGATTAAGGGACATTTATAGATCAATTGACGTTCTTGGCTTATCTACTTGACCCATGCAACGCTATTAGCTTGGATAGCTGTAGCAAAGATAATTTTAGACGTCAGAGGCTCTTCTAGAGCTTCTTGGTAAAGAACTTGATCCGGAAGTAAGCATACTTCTGATGTAGTATTGTCGCTATTAAAAAATTGCCTTTGAATGAAAGGAAATTGGATTTCTAGATTTTTCAAAGTAATCACCCAgccattttacaaaacaataattagaaatctcactgtcaatacaatgaatattGAAATCAGGAATCGAATAACTGTGAAAGAAGGGAGCAACTCaggttaaataaaagaaaacaattatatcaattaaataaactttattaattgcTAGACAAAGAAAAATGACATAAACAATGGTTTCTATGCGTTTACACCTACATATCTACAGTAATAGagcaaaagaaaacattctcAATTTTGTACGTAAAGTTAAAAAtccacacaaaaaaacaaaatctttaagaCCTACATATCGGTGAGTGTTGCTACGGCATTACTATAGTAAGTTGGGTGAATTTAAGGGTGTTCAGAAGGCAAATGTCAAAGAATTCCATAATGTAAGAAGTAATGTCCATTAGGAACATGGTCCTTAGCAAAACACGTAACAAAAGGTAGTAAGGTCGCTTTTTTTGGACGCTTCATCTGACTTTTAAACACTCTTAATTCTTCGAACCCTAGCAGTTCAGTTTCTTTTGGCTGTTATTAGACttgattttgtttcattgtgttttgaaatttaattttaggcTTTGCCATTTTTTCGACaattgtatgtatgttacaCCTGTATATTACACCAATGGGGtagttgacaaaaaaataaatcagtttaatCCGTCAGACAGATTCCCAAAAATATTGCATGTAcagcattttttataattaattagaccAGTGCATTACaaggtttttaatgaaaaatcaaattgtatcggtcaaataattttaatgacaattaacaaaaatacagaattttTCATGCAAATTTTGTATCTACATCAAAAACCCGGATCACATGAGCTCAATCAATTTTAAGCGTTGTCTTGGATCCAAGGGGTAAATTGAGAAACGCGGGCGTTGACTCCTGGGAATTTCGGTGTGGCACATGATTCTCCAAACGAACAAACACCAACTATGACCCCATTATGGTAGACAGGACTGCCTGAGTCTCCGTAGCACTGATCCTTGCCACCGACGTCCAAAATTCCAGCGCACAACATGTTGGGGGTTATGAAGCTCTCGACGAGCAAAAACCGTTCTCTGCAGATTTCCTGATTGACAGTGAAAAGCTCCACCTCCTGAAGTTGCTCAGATCCAGACGGTCCACTGGGCTGCAGCAAAAGAAATAAGTAAATCTCACTGAAATTTGATGTTGGCAGAAAATACCCAAATTAGTGTAAAGATATCGATAAAGTAAAGACGTGTAATTAAGTGCTTCAAAATCCAAGATGATATTATCAAATGAAGCGTGATAAAATCTCTATTCGTTTTTAACTTTTCAAAGTAGTTATCGCAAACATTGGTCATCATGCAATTGAATGGAGGATGTTCACAAAGTAGCTAAAAAGTAACGTTATTTGGAAATAATGTGGATCCCCTTATATTAATAAACGTACAGGAGAGCCAAGGAACTGTTTCACTTCTCGAAGGGTGAGTATAAACAAACCAAAGAACTTACATCAGTGTCACCCCAACCCGTCGCCCAAACCGGTGAACCATCCGGTAAATTGTAAAACTGTCCTGCGATAGGAGCAGGCTGTATTCTGGAGCTGTAGACGATAGTCACAGAGGTTCGGACGAGAGAAATGTCGCAGTCCAATGTAGCGTCGTTGTAGCAAGGAGGTATGATAATAGCTGAGGTCGGCAGGATTTCACCACCAGATATCACAAACGTTGTGCCGATGCGAATGCGTAGGTAAAAAATGGAGACACCCCTGAAAACATATCATGTATTATTTATGTCCTGGAATTTCTTAATGAGTCTTGATACCTTCAGAATACGATCACTGATTCCCAAAGATATTTCAAATACATATGCGTCGTGCTTCACctgatgaattttatttaacgtgagTGCACGATATTTTTCCTGTGTTTGGGTGTCGTTTGTCGATAACATCTAAGTATTTAGAAATAGGTATATAAGTACGTTTATACGTTGTCTAGTCCTAGTTTGGGACTAGATGGCGATGGGTAAAAGTAATATCATGTTATCTTACAGAGTGCAATGAGCAGCAGTTAGGACGGATCTATTGTTGATGATGGCGCAGCCGCAGAATGATTCGAAGTGGATGTTGTCTGGAGTAAAGACCAGGGTGCCCATCGAGGGGTACTTTTCTATCGTCGTGGGATCTCCTCCCACGATCCGTGATGGGGTTCTCGGAGCAgctgaaacaattttttatgtaaaattttgtttcaatttaaagttataaaaatgtatctagTGTCGACCGGACACCTATTTAATAACTCTGCCTTAAATTTTGTGTGTTGGAGCGCGAGAGCTTTTGGAGAATGTTACTTTTCTACGAAACCTGGGTCATAGGTCggtgggtgtcattgtgcacgtcttttgtgtgtttgtaaaatcccccgctacacaaggattaaattacttaatgcaGGAGACGACTTTATGAAAAAATTGGCAATGGCTTAGTATCCAAGAGCTTAGACCACGACCGTCGGAGGCCCTCGTAGATTTTCTTGAAATTTGGAAGTCGGAAATTCCGGAAGTCGATACTTCTCGTCACGGCACAAATCGAGAGGAGATTCTTTTCCCTGGAATCCTGACCAACGGGAGCTTGGAGATAGATGTTttcatgtatttaaaaaaatattaaaatgatcttACCTGCGACAGCAGCGCAACAAAGGGCCAATACAACCACGGAACGCATGGTGGCTTAATGAAGATAGCTCATAATGTATCTCGTATTTATagcaagttaataaaatatgataagatTAACTAACTAATCgtctttaaaatacattatctataaaatatagcCCGAaatcaaacaatacaaaatcagATTATTAATAAGATAAGTACTAAAGGGCTAACACATAAGGCGTTCCGTTCGCCTTGCCATAGACCGCACTCCCACAAAACATTATGTGCAGTTTGCACACCTACTGTTTGCTATTGAACACTGACATAACGTAAAGCgaaaagcttaaataaaaaaatgctagtAAAGTTATCATTTTTCCTATCTACATTGCCATTCCTCCATCAGGTGATCAGAGACTTCTGTaatcttgaaatgaaactacttttacggattttatcgcggtttaattttagattttagttcccgacgtttcgtgacctttgcaggtatcatggtcacgggcagactgagatggcgttcgtcatgacagaagatgttgctcgttctaccttcatattttaattaattatttgtggtccgacctacgcagtatgagctcactgtgtcttgatgtcttgcagcgctgctcttgggtttggccttgagtttatttattattggatcccaagtaggtgatatcttccagccatcttctctattgaaattagggtgttttttaatctcaatagcctcgcgaaacatcctaggtaggaatttggattctttagcgattcaccgtttaagtaccaatctcgaatctcaccaccaccctaaacagttagctaccgtgggaaaatctttgtttcagagagcactcggactctgtgatgactcAGACAccgacaccttgccgctgagcttcaacacgtcaagcaagtactgcgacacaacaagctccaagtttcacggccccgtcacagaaaccgagtgaagccagccactgttgatcgtttgcctgctgtactaccatatgtcagaggagtcactgacaagattggttacatcctgaagcgagcttcaattaaaacatacttcaagccgcccaagaagattagccagtccttaccatccgtcaagtgtcacatacctctacaatatgcaggagtatacaaactagattgtgactgcggcctctcttacatcggtcaaaccaaacgaagcatagggacccgcgttaaagaacacatagctgacgtgaaacaccgccgctcaacgaagtctgcagtcgccgaacatgctaaagtttccagccattatattagatttgaccaaccacagatcctcgctaaaaaatccaaattcctacctaggatgtttcgcgaggctattgagattaaaaaacaccctaatttcaatagagaagatggctggaagatatcacctacttgggatccaataataaataaactcaaggccaaacccaagagcagcgctgcaagacatcaagacacagtgagctcatactgcgtaggtcggaccacaaataattaattaaaatatgaaggtagaacgagcaacatcttctgtcaagacgaacgccatctcagtctgcccgtgaccatacCGTACCTGCAAAGGtctcgaaacgtcgggaactaaaatctaaaattaatccgcgataaaatccataaaagtagtttcatttcaatgtctaacattcgcgtaaacctaagaaaccactacttCTGTAatctgtttaaataatttatctatcaTTTTAAGTACGcgtttatataatatatatcctgggacaactcacacacggttatctgatcccaatctaagcagagcttgtgttatggtaacctgaaaactgataaacttacttatatttatatatacacacatattatagataaattacacccagacaccagaacaaatgatcatgctcacaCACAACAATTGTCCTGGGCGGCAATCGAACGATCCGGTATAGTAGCCAGGGGCACTAACCACTataccaacaggcccgtcagaGAAAAAAAGATTGATTGAAAAGTCGTCTGAAGTCTTAGGTGAAATAATTCATTGCCGCGGACATTGTATTTTAAGATCAACACGTAAAACGCCTGTTAAGACGGACAGGGCTTCACTATCGACAGTCCGCTCCTTACTCAAAAAACAATTTGCGTCTTGTCGCGCCTATTCCCCTCTCGATCGGTGACACTGACTCACCGCTCCTTACTCAAGAAAGTTGACTTCGATGTAATTTACATCTTGCCACGGTGCTAATTGTAAATCCCTGTTAAAGcataaaagtttttttgcaTCTCTTcgattctttttaaaagttcctCTCTGAAACGGGGCCGAGATATCAAAAACTAATTCTTGCTTTaactattatttcaattaattttgatgttatttaagATACCCTTTAAGTCTGTTTAAGAAGTCATTGAAAGGCTTTGTGCGGTGCACTATTCAGACAATTTCGTTCACTTCAATTAGATATAAGGTACAAACTCGAATCGACAAAATTATCTAGTCTCGATTTGAGTAGATTTTCGTTTTTCGAGCCGGAATTTAATCACAGAACActctaaacatattttatcgGGGGAGATTATTTTCCACTTCTCCACTACACCATACTGACGCGCGGGCAGAAGTCGGTCCCAGCTATTGCTTATGTATCTTTCACAGTcattacgggtagttagaagcttgaaagtctgacaaccagtcttaccaaggtACATGGGTtaaaggtcagataggcattgACTCCTTGTAGAACAatttagctgcatccagttagactggccTACACTGAGActaacatagttggaaaaaggctaggatgatgatgataatgatgagcAACCGCtgtttaacctcgatttttattctGCATAACCTTTAAAGTGACCAAAGCTACATTTTACGAGTAACATAAGATCAAACAATTCATCTCTCGAAACAGGAAAAAGCAGAGAAATTTAAAACATCGCATTAAACCTGATTAGGCTTGTTAACAATTTTAATCTGCAGTAAAATCAATTAGGAAGGTATTAATAACTTTCCTGTTGCAAATACTAACGCATAGCGATCGTATGTTTCATACAATTATCTTCAGATTTAAATAGATAAGATAGATCACCATATAAACATGAATGAATCGATTGTTGCAATATTTCACAAGGCTTTTTGGTTTTTttcggaggagctcgtggctaagctataacttcACAAGTGAAttaatcacaggttaagctacgcttgacgcggttggtccgtaggtGGGTGACCacttttgtcataacgagttcctccgtgtttcggaaggcatgttaaattgtgggttccggctgttattcatacctacatctttgacagtggtttcaggtagtcaaaagctgtaatgtctgacaaccagtcctACTATGGGGCATccatcgtgttgcccaggtaactgggttgaggaggtcagaaaggtagtcgcttcttgtaaaacactggtagttaGTTgtaaccggttagactggaagccgaccccaacatagctgggaaaaggctaggccgatgatgatgtacCCATATGTATCTGTTACCGGCCAAACCCGATTTCAGGATAAACTAGTTCTTCCTATACCCGATAGGATTAAGTATTATAGCCTAGTTCAAACTAATTTGTCTGTACTATACGgacaaaatggttttttttattcttatgtcaattagtcaatttttttttgcgcAGTGAGATCCATCCATGGTCCAATGGATGGATTTCCCCCCGATGGACCCATCGATGGTCCAATCCATGGACTTCCTTAGCccggggagaggcggaggggtgtaccggactcttaccggctaaaaccccccggtgtgtctcctcgcacgtgaGCACGTGGggccgcactagtgctggcccggtcagtccgggcctcgcctcgtgcacgggggagtgaggtgtttgcctaccccgtgcactAGTCAATTAACTTTAGATTATTGCAAATGTATGAGACTGATTATAATTcgaaaaaataaagatttatgattaaaaaacaaaacacccttaaattaagcttttaaatatCTTACCTACAACAGCGCAGTGGGGCAACAAAGGGCAAGTACAATCAAGTAATGCATGGTGACGTCTTGCTGGTGAAAACGAAGATTCCTCAAAACATATCTCgtatttatagaaattaaataaaaagtgataATTGACTAATATACCTACTAATCATCCTTAAAAAGTATCTATAAAAGATAGCCCgaaatcaaataattgaaagtcggattatttttcttaagatAAGCAAGGCTCATTTACAACCGTTGTGTAGATAGgtataatcgaaataaaaaatcatttacctATTCTTTGTCTTATAACTAGCACTTTTTAAAACGAGAATCCATCATACAGGCTTCCGATACTACAGTCCCGGAACATCCCAAATTGAAAAAcgcaatcttttttttaattaaatgaaaagacCCTGCAAGTTATAGGACCTACGTACATAGGTACCTAGAGGTAAACTTAAAATCATGTTATTGCAATACTTTGCCTCGTGAAGGCGCTGAAAGGCTACGCTCCTTTTCTCTGAATTGACTCTAGAAGAAAAGCTATCTCATCAAATTGCTACACTCCATGCTTATGTGTCAAACATTCAGCTGACTGAGACTCGACCATGAGATAGTTTGAACGCATTATCGTTTCATTAATTCCAActtttttcttggaaacgcaAATGATTTTAATCCACGCCGTGGTCGCCACATTGCACGGCAATATGACGGACTTGTTCCTACTAAACGAAGAAACAGACCTCCTACTAAGAAAAACACCTCAACCCCCTTCTACTGCTAAAGCCCTTATCACGGGTCACTCATGCATGCGCTGGCCTTTCTGCCGTTTATACATAAACTAGTGTCCGAATTTACTGTGCCAATGGGCTACTGACGATGCAATGGGAAATGACAAAACAGAAGAAACACATTTAGACGAGAAACAACAACTTTATTGATTTTGCAAAACTGCTGACCTGTTCTACATTTAagacaacattaaatatttaacaaccGAAACAAGTAACAATTTATTCCATTCCAATTCATTACAAAGAAAACGTCCCGCAccaaggagtttaatccttgtttcgtgtggctttcacaaacattcaaggcgGGTATCAAACCCGCTGTTACTTTATTGCTCTTGTTAATAAACATTCTGTTGTAGCGGAGAAGCTCATAGTGAAAATATAAGGAGcgaattgttttttctttatttgctgCCACTGGCTGCCAGCTATATATTTCCTATAGCACAAAAATGTGTTTCGGCGAAGATTCGCCCCTCAACCGGCCTCCTCATCCATGCTTATTGAATAACGCAAAAAACATATCGGGATCGAAAATATGAAAGAAGGAATAACAGtatatcaaataaaagaaaataattatatcaataaaagaaactttattaattgctaaacaaagaaaaatatactaaaaattacataaacaatgGCTTCTATGCGTTTACACCTACTTATCTTACAGTAATAGAGCGAAAGAAAACATTCACAATTTTGTACGTAAAGCTCTAAACCCACTGTGGCGTGACATGAAGTCCTCACACGTGGAAATGGGTGATGATACTTGCTTccaatttaaactaaaacatacATGAAGGTTTGGTCTTTTCATTGATACCAGTCAGCCGTTTGTTCTGATATTATATTCGAAAAACGGTCACACTTTGTGAGTCCTATAAAGAATCTTTCTATCGCGGAAAtaccgaaaaaaatatattttgtgcgATTCACTTTCCACGTTACGCCAAAGTGGACGGGGAGCCGTAAATTCCACACAAACATATTCCATACAAAATTCGACAACACAACACTTATAGCAATCTCTCAAAAACAACAGACAAGCTGATATTTAGGACTTTACAACGCATCTGTATAATAGTTCtattcagattaaaaaaatcttttgaataaaGTCATTGAAAACTGCACCTTATGCAGAGCTGTTTGAGTACAATTTACTGTGTCAGATAAGGACATAATGAGCTGTAAAATCCAAAAGATCAAAACAAAACGACATAACAATCACCACACGGCCGTAAAACATTATGTACAAGTTAACATTTCACTCTAACGCGACAAAGATCACTCGAAATCATACGCACATATAACCATCATTAGTATCTATTGATTGGATCGTACcgaaattaatatcaatataatattcaagttaaaaacgatttaaatacataatcaatataatttttcaaattaattggaCATAAAGTAACAATATAGGTGGTTTTTACCGCCTCTTCcatcaatttatatatttagttcaGATCTCTACCACTAGGGGTGCTAGTGTAGATCACACTAGCGCCTCTATTGGTAGAGTTAGGGAACAGTGACGGTGTTACCTGGatgaaaaaacacaattattgtaAATTCAAACATCATGTGTAAGAGAccatgtaatattaaaaatttattacaataatatgtagaaaaaatgcaaaataccTATAGGGTGCAATCCAATCAATATTAGTATGAAATATA
This window harbors:
- the LOC113497674 gene encoding trypsin CFT-1-like is translated as MRSLVVLALCCAAVAASPKTPSRIVGGNPTTIDKYPSKAGVVYTADNIHFYASCGGAIINNRSILTAAHCTIDFPLFFLRIRVGSTFASSGGEVLPTSASIISPCFNRATLDCDISLVRTSVSIVYSSRVQPAPIAGQFYHLPDEVPVWATGWGDTDPDVPSLSEQLQEVELFTVNQEICRERFLLLDNFITPNMLCAGILDVGGKDQCYGDSGSPVYHNGVIVGICSFTGPCAAPEFPGVNARVSRFSTWIQDNA
- the LOC113497597 gene encoding trypsin CFT-1-like, whose product is MRSVVVLALCCAAVAAAPRTPSRIVGGDPTTIEKYPSMGTLVFTPDNIHFESFCGCAIINNRSVLTAAHCTLGVSIFYLRIRIGTTFVISGGEILPTSAIIIPPCYNDATLDCDISLVRTSVTIVYSSRIQPAPIAGQFYNLPDGSPVWATGWGDTDPSGPSGSEQLQEVELFTVNQEICRERFLLVESFITPNMLCAGILDVGGKDQCYGDSGSPVYHNGVIVGVCSFGESCATPKFPGVNARVSQFTPWIQDNA